A window of the Penaeus monodon isolate SGIC_2016 chromosome 11, NSTDA_Pmon_1, whole genome shotgun sequence genome harbors these coding sequences:
- the LOC119579092 gene encoding nuclear pore complex protein Nup98-Nup96-like, whose product MFGRPAPVGNNKQVCNFYLKGNCKYGARCWNLHPQSQGATTITSAFSGGGGGGGLFGQKPSTQQDTKDFTEFVKQVSGEMSQWERSGQWLLSSFAPLKSKPPISGFTDSSPEELRVQAYEALKSNSSHTYQTQWSELQQRFKQLREALKVSTTEATQALREVFHAKSAGDQQGQQAINSPSLFGKPSGQGLFGGSSATPSNSPGLLGAKPQSSVFAGNPSVFGGSQQSTPGLFGGAGASSSGANKPVFGGQATLSSSTFGAGGTSGSTTFGNAAQTPTTPSGIFGGSSQGQSSSLFGGGTSSTPGVAQPSSGNIFGGNPQNIFGRTSQGQPSLFGGMAGSSQGSVFGAAQGTGIFSGAANKPGTPTATATEGGVFGGQQGLLGAHPQQQSSLFGKPPASTPGVFGGSAPVPASTAPLNSGTSIFGGGAAQSTNSVFGGGGASTPTATSGGMGLFGGTTLSKPDTPGTGIFGGAASSAPGLFGQPPENPLGNKGGLLPTPPASQLQPQFLGFDPAKGRQNVSQVASGDPVNAAGNKAEWYTPLEQLQPHDREQFEADTFTVLPLCAPPLKYCF is encoded by the exons ATGTTTGGCCGGCCAGCACCAGTTGGCAACAACAAGCAAGTGTGCAATTTTTATTTGAAGGGAAATTGTAAATATGGGGCAAGATGCTGGAATCTACACCCACAGAGTCAAG GTGCCACAACAATAACAAGTGCCTttagtggaggagggggaggagggggcttgTTTGGCCAGAAGCCCAGCACACAGCAGGACACAAAAGACTTCACAGAGTTTGT GAAACAAGTGAGTGGTGAGATGAGCCAGTGGGAGAGAAGTGGTCAGTGGCTCCTGTCTTCGTTTGCTCCGCTCAAATCCAAGCCTCCGATATCTGGCTTTACAGATAGCTCACCAGAGGAACTCAGGGTGCAGGCCTATGAGGCACTCAAGAGTAATTCTTCTCATACTTAT CAAACACAGTGGAGCGAGTTACAGCAGCGTTTCAAGCAATTAAGAGAGGCGTTGAAAGTGTCCACCACAGAGGCTACACAGGCACTG AGAGAGGTGTTCCATGCCAAGAGTGCGGGGGACCAGCAGGGTCAGCAGGCAATAAACAGTCCGAGTCTGTTTGGGAAGCCCAGTGGACAGGGTCTGTTTGGCGGGTCCTCTGCTACTCCATCAAATAGTCCTGGCCTCCTGGGTGCAAAACCTCAGTCTTCAGTCTTTGCTGGGAACCCATCTGTCTTTGGGGGAAGCCAGCAGTCTACTCCTGGATTGTTTGGAGGTGCAGGAGCGAGCAGCAGTGGGGCTAACAAACCAGTGTTTGGGGGTCAGGCCACCCTCAGCTCAAGTACTTTTGGTGCAGGTGGAACCAGTGGCAGCACCACTTTTGGAAATGCTGCACAGACACCAACAACACCAAGTGGAATATTTGGTGGATCCTCCCAGGGTCAGTCCAGCAGTCTCTTTGGAGGAGGTACTTCTAGTACACCAGGGGTTGCTCAGCCAAGTTCTGGCAACATTTTTGGGGGGAATCCACAAAATATTTTTGGAAGAACCTCACAAGGACAGCCTTCACTGTTTGGAGGAATGGCAGGGAGTAGCCAGGGCAGTGTGTTTGGTGCTGCACAAGGCACAGGCATATTTAGTGGTGCAGCAAATAAACCTGGGACACCTACTGCAACTGCCACAGAGGGAGGGGTCTTTGGGGGTCAACAAGGGCTCCTAGGTGCTCACCCTCAGCAACAAAGCAGCCTCTTTGGCAAGCCTCCAGCCAGCACTCCAGGTGTTTTTGGAGGATCTGCACCAGTCCCTGCATCAACTGCTCCACTAAATTCAGGAACTTCAATTTTTGGGGGTGGAGCTGCACAAAGCACCAACAGTgtatttggtggtggtggtgccagCACTCCTACTGCAACCAGTGGGGGTATGGGACTGTTTGGCGGTACAACACTCAGCAAACCAGACACTCCTGGAACAGGGATCTTTGGAGGTGCAGCTAGCTCAGCTCCAGGGTTATTTGGCCAGCCTCCAGAAAATCCTCTTGGAAACAAAGGAGGCCTTTTACCTACTCCACCTGCAAGTCAGCTGCAGCCACAATTCTTAGGCTTTGATCCTGCTAAAGGAAGACAAAATGTTTCTCAAGTTGCAAGTGGGGATCCCGTCAATGCTGCTGGGAACAAGGCTGAATGGTACACCCCACTGGAGCAGCTGCAGCCCCATGACCGAGAACAGTTTGAAGCAGACACATTCACTGTTCTGCCTCTGTGTGCACCACCCTTGAAATACTGTTTTTGA